One Ostrea edulis chromosome 6, xbOstEdul1.1, whole genome shotgun sequence genomic window, GGTTCCAGAAGCTTTGTTATAATTCATTGCTTCAACACTTTCTGTACTTTCAAATCTAATTTTGCAAACAGTTTGGAACAAAGTCATCCGAGAAGACTTGTAATGGTATTTAAATGAATAATTGCACAATCAGACCAGTGATTAATAGGGATTCTTTTAAAAGCTTATGTATTGATATTTAGTGTATTGTAAAAGGATTGGGGCGATTAACACCACCACATACACACGTACAGATAGAAAACGTGAGAGAGAGGGGAAAAGAGAAGTTATGTTTCAACTGCAATCAAACCCATTTCTTTTCACGAcgggtacatgtaaataaatagtCTCAATGTCTCCGGGAAGTATTCTTTATTGTCATAGGGAGAACCAATCGAAATCGAAACCTATTGTTGTAAAGTTAACATTGAAAATATCGTCTTCTCTTCAATAAGtgatagtacatgtaacaaatcCTCTATACGTCCTCGAGATAATCAAGTTCTCATTAAGAATACATAGCCGTTGTTACGGTTTAAAATGATGCACCGTGTTTAAATACCTCTATCACTCCCGTCAGCAGAATGTCAACGTTTTTAAGTGGCATTGTCTTATAAGTACTCTTATGaataatatacattttgtttgaGTTGATTTAATTCACAGTGGACACAATGGGGGCACATCCATGTATTTAGTAGACACTGTTCCCTTGCCGTGAGAGACATTCTCAACAGTATCAGGGGGCGGGGAATGTTGCTTCTAATAGCAGGGACAGCCCTTGATGAAATCTCATTGGAGCACGGAGAGACATCGTACTGAGAATATTAAGACAAGTTCAATGGTTTATTAATCTAAGCCTATTATAGAATGTAATTCCCGGGGTATCGTTTCAAATTAATGAAAGTGTGACATTGGATCTAACGGTCGACATGGCGCTGGCACCACAAGCTAACCCTGATTTTACCAGCGAAACCATCTTGAAGAGATACCGACCGCTCAGCCGCCATAAGTGAGTAGTTTATAATCCTCTATCACACACCTATGATATTTCTgttcaattttatttcttaattaatgTCTGTGTAACGAGAATTGTCAAGTTCAATTTCTGAATTTGTTAAGGGCAACGTAAAACTCGCCTAAATCGTAAATATTAAGTTTCAAATTTGATGCGATTGTACAAGATTTAAGGAGATCTTTCCAATTCATTACAATTGTAGCTCTGgtaacatttatttcagtattgGGGGTTATGAGTAcgtattatttgaaatattgatacATTCGAGCACTTTATCCATCCAGCTTGCGGTGCAGATATATTTGATCACGCTGTTAAATAGAAGTAGACTTCAACCCCAAGAGACATTACATCATCTGGCTTGTCACTGGTTTTCATTTTATGCTTCCAAACATTTGCGCGCACttgatttttttcccttctCATTCTATGCACTTTCTATCCTATCATGTATTTATAATGTAATATAAATGAAAGAACATTTACAGAAATCATCAAATCAATTCATGATATAATCAGTGAATTACTTCGGGAGATTGTCTGTGCGAGGCATATGGAGCAATTTTCATACTCCAATTCTAAACTGCGAAAGAAAGATACCCACTAAATTCAGTAATGGTGCGAGTAATTTACCTATTGAGTGAAGGTTACAATAATTCTGATTCGTCAACTTATCGATTCGTTAGTCCCGTCACACACAGGAAACACATTAACACAAAATACTACTTTTTAACTTATTTTACGACCTTCCTATCGATCACTTTGGAGTGTTCTGCGAATGGCTAAAAGGCAAGGTTCGTAAAATGGGCAACTTTGAAAGTTTGAACTTAAGCGCTATGGAGCTATCTGGGCTCTGCATAATTCATTGATAGATATCGATTGGTTTGCAATACACATTATCGTTCTACATACCCGTAAAACAGTCGTTAAGCACACACAAAACGACTTGTAGAGGTTTTAATCTTGCGGGGCCATCAAGGGGTACGTTGTCATCGAGTTTCAAACTGTGTAATTCATCTAagataagaaaatatttatcCGGTTTAAATATACACGTATAAATCTAGTGTGGAGGTTCAGTGGACGGAgcatatttttttcaacaaaaggCATTTAAAGGATACTGCAAATAATCACCTTCACGATTAGCGTGTGATTCGCCTGAGTCGGAGACGATTAAGTGTTAGGTGTAGGTGTTGTACGTCTAGCAACACGCCAGACCagttatatatagatatatcataaCAATTCTGTGTTTGGACCATGTATTCCGACCAGCCCTCGTACAGCGAACCGACCCCCACGGTCGTGGCCCCTCCCAGGCCGGCCTCAGCCCAGAACTTCACCCCCGCGTACTTGTGGAGCGACTTTGACCCACCTGGGCTTCGCAGAGAGAGGTGACTTTATCATTTCTATTTTATTCGAAATAAATTGGAATGAACTACAATGGAACATTGTGCTATTTTCTCATGCTAACTATCGCTAGTGCACTTCCATGTAATTTATAGTTTTAACGATGAATTTCGTAGCGCTTAACTGAGCGTTTCTAAAGTTCTTCATTCGTCTATTGTTATTATAAcattcaaaatgaattttaaatattcaataatgTCTGGTAGACGTAGATTTGCGATAAGCACTCTTTCTATccttatacaaaatatttagaCCAAAGATTTTGAAACTTGAGTAATAACTATACCGTTTTCTTTCAGTATCATATATGTTTTAACTTCTGCATTCATATACTTCCCAACCATTTTCATCTTGCAGTCTACAGaatgtatgtgtatttaagTTTATAGAACCTGTGACTTTAAATTTAAGtacatttcaatttaaaaaatcgaTCGAGTTAATAATCAAGGACAGGGACATTGAATTATAGTTGAGTGGCTCATAGAAATCAATCCTGACATTTAGAAGGTGCATAAATATCCAGGTAACTAAAGGAATGACTGGTTGGCCAATGATACCATTGttcacaatataaaatcaaaattcaaatttacaccaAAACTTAACATTGAGGTGACGAAAATGAATTGCTAGTTTAAAAGCTTAGTACGATACATGTTTCTTTCTAATCGCTTTTCCACGTCTAGGCCTACGTACGCTTTCAAAGTACTTGGCAAACTATTTACATACATTTTAGCACAACTGCATTTAGATTCAATTGAAATCATTAATCGATAGCAGTGAATTAATAATCTGCATTGTTGTACAGAATTTCTCATGAGCACTGATGAGGTCAAAGGTTCTTCTGGGATTGGCTATACATATTACAAATTCTTAGTAAATTACCACATATTGTTTCATTGACTCGTGTGTAGAGCGTCAGAAAAACCTTGGTTTTGGTGAAATGGCCCCTTTCAGATATCTGCTAAATGTCGGCATCTTCACAGAGGTACTTTGAGTATCCACATAATGAACCAAATTAGTATATTATCTAAAAATTATACCGTCCTGATTACAGTCGCTCCTCATCTTTTATGTCAGACACGCATGTATCATTTTTGTGAGAAAATTactatcattttcattatatgaattCACTATAATATGAATAATTTAAGTCACCCAGCTCAACAAAATGCGTAAACAGTTAATAATTTCATGATTATTTATACCTCAAATGTATGCAaatacgaaattgaaataagaattattttctcaaacaatgaaatgtttgaTGTCTTTAATGTTACAGGACAACGTATGGCCATATGAACGACTGGATGAAGGTGTCCCGAGACGGAGTCCCTGTCACAATGTCGGACAATAACTGGCACAATTTAAAACAGGTATCCCCCGAACCCCTGCACTACATCTGTATTactttaatttgtgattatttttatatacttagtgctcttacatacagctcttacagtgctgttaacaaaataaaaaaaacaaacaaccccaccccccaaaaaaaaccctgctGTTTGTTTCTTATTATACCTATgtcctttttatgtatttaattattcctaggggttgttttaaattgcttcatttgttattagggtaatcatatcatatcgctatatattaataataatatttatggattttaattctgacactatgaatattttattcacatgtatgtgcacatcgattttatattatcttttctttcacatttgtaaagcgctttagagaactaatgttgatagggcgctatataaattttttaattacaattacaatgtaCTTACCGtaaaaatatttatagattTGACGTCATTGTAAGTATAATACTGACGGAAATAATGACGCCTGGTATGTCCCCCCTTTGACTAGTCAGAACGAGAATAAtgatgtcaggaaactttcccTTTTATGTCCAGTCGGCAATCCTCGGGTGGTCCCGCTACACTTCACAAAGTGTGATGTACGTTCCGAATGCTTCATGACAATTGGTcacaattgtacatgtatatacgtcaTGATATGAACACTGATCCTATTCCACAATATAGTTGTTTGCATTGTCTGTCTACATATGATTCGAAGTCGTTATTGttctattttgaatttattgctttttttttcaGAGCGAACAAAAGAATCACGATATACAGTTTAAGAAAGCTTTCAGCAATTTATCCTCTAAAATCGCCTACAGACACCCCAACCCCGGGAATCCAAGGTAACGACTCCCCACGATATATCCGTCTCCCCAGTCCTTTGCTCTTCTTGTGTATATCATTTTTATGGCTTGATATGAGTTTACTTTTGTAAATTGAGTTTCTATTTTACAGACAAAGACAAGGAAGAATAGGCGGAAGTTGGAGGCACATAAAGGAAGTTCTAGGTCACGGAGGAAGTAGAGTAGTGTATGTTGACGGTAAGTTATTACAGACTGTGTATTGTAATCTATGATAATAAGCTTATCACTGTTGTATGTGTTGATTTTAGTTTTTTGAAAAGCTTATTTTGATTGTATTACCGCTATGAGATAATATAAGTATGTTCATCCCTTTTGTTTTGTTCTAGAACACTGAGATAGATTCTAACAATAAAACTTCTATGAATTTAATGTTATTTAGGTCTGATTAGCGTTTACGATTCCGACAATTTCAACCAGGCGTTGACATCACAGGTTCCATTGATGCCtcacataaaaaataaagtGTCTCCCCAGACGGAAGAAGTTGGCGAATCCGTAAATTGTAAGTTTGACTGATTTCCTCTAACGACTTTCTCCTTTTTATTAAAGATCCATACATACCAGAGGGTCCCGGGAGGCGCATTTCGTTTTCTCCTACCCGCGCCTA contains:
- the LOC130047074 gene encoding uncharacterized protein LOC130047074 isoform X10: MYSDQPSYSEPTPTVVAPPRPASAQNFTPAYLWSDFDPPGLRRERTTYGHMNDWMKVSRDGVPVTMSDNNWHNLKQSEQKNHDIQFKKAFSNLSSKIAYRHPNPGNPRQRQGRIGGSWRHIKEVLGHGGSRVVYVDDPYIPEGPGRRISFSPTRAYFDPFIPLVPPVQAASPSYQDGDLARKMGLNVSPKYKGFYRYGAK
- the LOC130047074 gene encoding uncharacterized protein LOC130047074 isoform X9 yields the protein MALAPQANPDFTSETILKRYRPLSRHNIGGYETTYGHMNDWMKVSRDGVPVTMSDNNWHNLKQSEQKNHDIQFKKAFSNLSSKIAYRHPNPGNPRQRQGRIGGSWRHIKEVLGHGGSRVVYVDGLISVYDSDNFNQALTSQVPLMPHIKNKVSPQTEEVGESVNFPPVQAASPSYQDGDLARKMGLNVSPKYKGFYRYGAK
- the LOC130047074 gene encoding uncharacterized protein LOC130047074 isoform X2; this translates as MYSDQPSYSEPTPTVVAPPRPASAQNFTPAYLWSDFDPPGLRRERTTYGHMNDWMKVSRDGVPVTMSDNNWHNLKQSEQKNHDIQFKKAFSNLSSKIAYRHPNPGNPRQRQGRIGGSWRHIKEVLGHGGSRVVYVDDPYIPEGPGRRISFSPTRAYFDPFIPLGTSAVESPYHNSCGDFDTWNRFEIPPVQAASPSYQDGDLARKMGLNVSPKYKGFYRYGAK
- the LOC130047074 gene encoding uncharacterized protein LOC130047074 isoform X1, with the translated sequence MYSDQPSYSEPTPTVVAPPRPASAQNFTPAYLWSDFDPPGLRRERTTYGHMNDWMKVSRDGVPVTMSDNNWHNLKQSEQKNHDIQFKKAFSNLSSKIAYRHPNPGNPRQRQGRIGGSWRHIKEVLGHGGSRVVYVDGLISVYDSDNFNQALTSQVPLMPHIKNKVSPQTEEVGESVNYHNSCGDFDTWNRFEIPPVQAASPSYQDGDLARKMGLNVSPKYKGFYRYGAK
- the LOC130047074 gene encoding uncharacterized protein LOC130047074 isoform X8, giving the protein MALAPQANPDFTSETILKRYRPLSRHKTTYGHMNDWMKVSRDGVPVTMSDNNWHNLKQSEQKNHDIQFKKAFSNLSSKIAYRHPNPGNPRQRQGRIGGSWRHIKEVLGHGGSRVVYVDDPYIPEGPGRRISFSPTRAYFDPFIPLGTSAVESPYHNSCGDFDTWNRFEIPPVQAASPSYQDGDLARKMGLNVSPKYKGFYRYGAK
- the LOC130047074 gene encoding uncharacterized protein LOC130047074 isoform X12 codes for the protein MALAPQANPDFTSETILKRYRPLSRHKTTYGHMNDWMKVSRDGVPVTMSDNNWHNLKQSEQKNHDIQFKKAFSNLSSKIAYRHPNPGNPRQRQGRIGGSWRHIKEVLGHGGSRVVYVDDPYIPEGPGRRISFSPTRAYFDPFIPLGTSAVESPFPPVQAASPSYQDGDLARKMGLNVSPKYKGFYRYGAK
- the LOC130047074 gene encoding uncharacterized protein LOC130047074 isoform X6 — encoded protein: MALAPQANPDFTSETILKRYRPLSRHNIGGYETTYGHMNDWMKVSRDGVPVTMSDNNWHNLKQSEQKNHDIQFKKAFSNLSSKIAYRHPNPGNPRQRQGRIGGSWRHIKEVLGHGGSRVVYVDDPYIPEGPGRRISFSPTRAYFDPFIPLGTSAVESPYHNSCGDFDTWNRFEIPPVQAASPSYQDGDLARKMGLNVSPKYKGFYRYGAK
- the LOC130047074 gene encoding uncharacterized protein LOC130047074 isoform X7, producing MYSDQPSYSEPTPTVVAPPRPASAQNFTPAYLWSDFDPPGLRRERTTYGHMNDWMKVSRDGVPVTMSDNNWHNLKQSEQKNHDIQFKKAFSNLSSKIAYRHPNPGNPRQRQGRIGGSWRHIKEVLGHGGSRVVYVDDPYIPEGPGRRISFSPTRAYFDPFIPLGTSAVESPFPPVQAASPSYQDGDLARKMGLNVSPKYKGFYRYGAK
- the LOC130047074 gene encoding uncharacterized protein LOC130047074 isoform X3, which gives rise to MALAPQANPDFTSETILKRYRPLSRHNIGGYETTYGHMNDWMKVSRDGVPVTMSDNNWHNLKQSEQKNHDIQFKKAFSNLSSKIAYRHPNPGNPRQRQGRIGGSWRHIKEVLGHGGSRVVYVDGLISVYDSDNFNQALTSQVPLMPHIKNKVSPQTEEVGESVNYHNSCGDFDTWNRFEIPPVQAASPSYQDGDLARKMGLNVSPKYKGFYRYGAK
- the LOC130047074 gene encoding uncharacterized protein LOC130047074 isoform X5, with product MALAPQANPDFTSETILKRYRPLSRHKTTYGHMNDWMKVSRDGVPVTMSDNNWHNLKQSEQKNHDIQFKKAFSNLSSKIAYRHPNPGNPRQRQGRIGGSWRHIKEVLGHGGSRVVYVDGLISVYDSDNFNQALTSQVPLMPHIKNKVSPQTEEVGESVNYHNSCGDFDTWNRFEIPPVQAASPSYQDGDLARKMGLNVSPKYKGFYRYGAK
- the LOC130047074 gene encoding uncharacterized protein LOC130047074 isoform X4, encoding MYSDQPSYSEPTPTVVAPPRPASAQNFTPAYLWSDFDPPGLRRERTTYGHMNDWMKVSRDGVPVTMSDNNWHNLKQSEQKNHDIQFKKAFSNLSSKIAYRHPNPGNPRQRQGRIGGSWRHIKEVLGHGGSRVVYVDGLISVYDSDNFNQALTSQVPLMPHIKNKVSPQTEEVGESVNFPPVQAASPSYQDGDLARKMGLNVSPKYKGFYRYGAK
- the LOC130047074 gene encoding uncharacterized protein LOC130047074 isoform X11; this encodes MALAPQANPDFTSETILKRYRPLSRHKTTYGHMNDWMKVSRDGVPVTMSDNNWHNLKQSEQKNHDIQFKKAFSNLSSKIAYRHPNPGNPRQRQGRIGGSWRHIKEVLGHGGSRVVYVDGLISVYDSDNFNQALTSQVPLMPHIKNKVSPQTEEVGESVNFPPVQAASPSYQDGDLARKMGLNVSPKYKGFYRYGAK